The sequence TAACCTTCTAACAATGTTTTCTGAAAGAAGTAAGCCCCCAGTCAACTCAATGTTCCTCCTCATGTTTTCAGGTTTGACTGTGAGGCCTTCGAAAACCGCTTTTGAAGAGCGTATCATCTCGTCAAGGAGTATAAATGACATGGCGAATATGAACCTCTCATTTGCTGAGTTTGTCAGGTCACGCTCGTGCCACAATGCAACATTCTCGAAGGCTGGAATCAGCAAACCTCTCATCAACTTTGCAAGACTACATATTCTTTCAGATTTGACAGGGTTCCTCTTAGCAGGCATCGCTGAGCTTCCGACCTGACTCTCAACCTTGAATGGCTCCATAACTTCCATTATCTCTGTCCTTTGAAGATTCCGAACTTCAACCGCAAACTTCTCTAAACTGGAGCCGATCAATGTAAGTGTTGAAACAAGTTCAGCGTGAGCGTCTCTCTGAATTATCTGCGTCACCATATCCGCTGGTTTTAGACCAAGTTTCTCCAAAGCTATCTCCTGGATCTTCAGCGCGTTTTCACCCAAACCTGCACCTGTCCCAACAGCTCCCATTATCTTACCTACAAGAATCCGAGACTTTAATTGGCTGAGCCTCTCCAGATGTCTAGATATTTCCCGGATCCAGACAGCAAACTTCAAGCCGAGTGTTATAACCCCCATATGTTGACCATGCGTCCTCCCAGCCATAATCGTTCCTTTATATCTCTCAGCCAGTGATAGCATCACTCTCTGGAGCGATATCAGACCATCTTCAATAATTTGAAGAGCTTCTTTAAATTGTAAAGCGTATGCTGTATCCTCAACATCCGCACTCGTCAATCCAAAATGAATCCACCTCGACGCTGACGGTGAACAGACCTCAGTGAGCGCTTTAACAACTGCCATCAAATCATGTCCTATCACCCTATCTATCTCCTTACACCTCTCAAGCTTGACATAGCGGGTTGTTGCCTTGGCCATTATCTCTTCAGCATCGCTGATAGGGATATTACCAATCTTAGAATGGGCATATGCAACAGCAGCCTCTACATCGAGAATCTTCTGAAGCCGACTCTCTTCATCGAAGATCTTCCGGATCTCATCGGAACCGTATCTACCTGTATCTATCGGTAGGATGGGCATATCAGACATCACCTAATTCACATATTTATCTTCCCTAAGATCAAAAACATTATGAAAATGATTGTTATGACATGTAAAAAGGATTGCTGAAAGTCTTATAGAGGGCACTTTTGGAGATGGGCGCAATAAGTGCTGTGAGGACAACTGGAGGAATAGATGCAACAAGATTAATCAAGAGAATGGTTGCTCTACAATTGCATAGGGGGAACGAACTATTCGGTATTTCAACCTCAAGAGATCATGTGATTACAAGTGGCTTAGATGAGTTCTCCAAATTGAAAAATTCAAACTCCGCTATAGCGTACAATCTTATGAGAATAGAGGATTGGGATGAACCCCAACCGGTTAGATCGAATGGTCTATCCTATATTATTGAGTGCGATTATGCTGAATTCTACTC comes from Candidatus Bathyarchaeota archaeon and encodes:
- a CDS encoding adenylosuccinate lyase, whose amino-acid sequence is MPILPIDTGRYGSDEIRKIFDEESRLQKILDVEAAVAYAHSKIGNIPISDAEEIMAKATTRYVKLERCKEIDRVIGHDLMAVVKALTEVCSPSASRWIHFGLTSADVEDTAYALQFKEALQIIEDGLISLQRVMLSLAERYKGTIMAGRTHGQHMGVITLGLKFAVWIREISRHLERLSQLKSRILVGKIMGAVGTGAGLGENALKIQEIALEKLGLKPADMVTQIIQRDAHAELVSTLTLIGSSLEKFAVEVRNLQRTEIMEVMEPFKVESQVGSSAMPAKRNPVKSERICSLAKLMRGLLIPAFENVALWHERDLTNSANERFIFAMSFILLDEMIRSSKAVFEGLTVKPENMRRNIELTGGLLLSENIVRRLVEKGMGRQEAHELVRICSMKSLCENKPFIEVLKSDPEVMKLLSPEELVKLLDYSSYLGVTENIIEKALARTRDELFSNIKAKS